The region GCTTCTCTTTTCCCAAGCTTATGCCATTATAATTCAGATGGGTGAGGGTCATTGCAGCAGcctagcttctgtgagaaaatggTTTCCATGGCTCTTGAGGATAGGGATCATGGGGCTGGTCATGTTGGCCGATATGACATCTGAGGATCAAATCGGGCCTCCTTCATCCGGTGACCTATGTATCAGTGATTGTGCCACATGTCCTGTCATATGTGCACCGCCACCTCCGCTTCTAAAGTCATTTCCACCGCCATCACCCTCGGTGCACCATTCACACTCATCGCCGCCGCCACCGCCCCTACTAAAGTCATATCCGCCGCCAACAGCGACTCCGCCAGAGGCTCCATATTCTTCATGGGGATCTCCTCCGCCTCCTTTTAAGTACTACAACAATATGCCTCCTTCAGGTCTGGTGCCACCTTCAGGTCTGGTGCCACCTTCAGGTCCGGTGCCACCTACAGGAGGACCCCACGATTATCCCTATCCTTACTACTACTTTTATTCCTCCCACGCTTCTTCACTTTCCCTTGATGCTTCCCTTGTCTTTATGTCATTATTTGTCTTCcattttgtgttttcttgttggTGAGTGATCGAAACAAGATAACAATTAAGTTGTTCTCTGGGAATTGAAGGAGCCTAGCTATGTACTTCCCAGATTGTTCatatttttcagtttatttGCTTCCTTTTTTTATCATTCTACTTATGTTTAGAGATAAACatcatattttttgttgaatgaGTGCGATgtatttatttgatttgtatAACTTGGTGATCATTATATATGAGAAAATAAAGGGCACATATATATGCTTGATACGCGCGTGTTAGAAACATGACAGTTCTGACTGCTAGCACCCATGAAATTGCAATGACCAAGAAGATAACTTCTATGGCAATCacagtatatatataccatGAAATCTTCTTTAGTTTTTGctcaaattaaaccaaataaaggAATTTTATGTGAGATCAAGAATAAATTTTCTCTGCAATTTCCTGGAGTTTAGAGATCCATGTAGAAGTGAAAGAGCAAGTGAAACTGGTGTTTGTTCTATTTGATAATCTAAATTAAAGTGATATGACAGGTTGGAAGAATTTTCTTGAAGGTGCTTCCAAGAGCaataatttctcttcttttttctttttttgttcctttcccTCTAATTAATCTTAACAACGTCTTTATAGAAGAAaagtataatttataaaataatagatCAGCCAAAGCTATAGGAAGTTGGATCACTTGGGTCACTGGGCGCCTTTTACTTTTAGGAAGTACTCTAGATAAGGATGAAAAAAGAAGCATTAGATTCTTAAAGTTGGATTTTATGTGTTGGATCCATTGAGTTCCTGTTCATACCCTCGTTtaatttagggataattgtactACTGGTCTCTGAAGTTGgtctaaattacgaatcactcattgtggtactataattacaaataacttattgaacccgtttttcgtccaccaagtagattacaatacaaatgatatgTAGAGGTTGTCTCATTATTTATATGACATCACAAACTAACGGGTtatgttaacttggtggacaaaAAACGAGtttagagagtgatttgtaattatagtttaccacaagaaccctccatgaactttttgtaccacagaaagtgattcgtaatttaggctaaccccAAAAACTAACGATGCAATTATCCATTTAATTTCCGTCAAAGCCGACTGTTTcctttgttaaaagaaaaatgatttctaaagTTTAAGTTTATATATGTTTGAAAAATCTACTGTATTGGAGGTGAATATATATATCGGATGCTTTTAGCTGCCCTGTATGCCCCTCATGATCCGGATGCAtggagaataaaaaaaactttcccTAGCTAGTATTACTCACTAGAGATACCGGACGTTGGAGGAACGTCTCGAGGCAAAAAAATTCACATTGAGAATGAAATATTGATATAATAATGGGATACAGGCATATAGTTAAATTCTTCAAAAGATTTGATGAATTCCATTTGTGATGTTATGATTACCAATAGAATAATGACgcgtgttatttttttttataaaaaaaatataaatatataaactttaaaagttattttttttgaaaaaaaaaatttaaattttaaatttttaggttttatatatttaatatattaatatttttttattaagagtgatacCTGTCATTATTTTATCGATGGTAACGTGACATATTAATGGAATTTGTGAAgcattttgacagaatttgactgcagtgactaaatttttattttggcctATCCTAAGAacttcttaattattttttatattgtatgAAGCGATTTATAATTAAGATCAATCACAGAAATCGATTTTGTATttattccaataataatattaataatattggTACACGAAAAGCGGCATCTCTATTGGCAAGTTGTCGTGAGAATTAAAAAGCTTTTATCTGTATGCACTTCTTTTGTGTACTAAATTATGAATATTTTCTTAAATCGTTTTTAGTAAAGattcacaaaatataaactCTAAATTCTAAAACCTTAACGGCCACTTTTCCCACCAATTGTTTCTTTTGCTTTAAAtgcaaatgaaattaaaaaaataaaaggtaattAGAATTGATATCAATTTCTTAAAACTTTCATCTCATGAACCTAACCCATTTTGAGTTCTTGTTCTTGGCCTCTTCCCACCTCTCGCTCAGAAGCTCTataacttatgctccgtttgttttgacgtaaataatttttgtcgtaaaatagtttcaggaAAATGTTCGGTGTTtagcgcgtacggaaaatcacaattattttttatattttcattcaatcatattaacctttaaaaatcaatttttattcagaacatataaatatttaatataaaataatataaaaatcattggTGACTAGATTCCGTCATTGACCGACAGGATTCCGGCTACTATAGCCAGAATCTGAGATAAAGGCCGAAGTTCGGACAGATTCGTCAGAATCTGGGTTGGCCAGATTCCGGGGAAAGTGGCCGAATTCCAGCAAAAGTGGCCGAATTCCGAAATGGTCTGAATCTGGCACAGAACGGCCGGAAGCCGACCATtctggccggaatcctgccAGAACAGCTGGAATCCAGCAGTTCTGGCGCTCTGGTAGATCCCAGCCAGATCCGACCAGCTAGCTGGGATCCGATCGTTCTAGCATATTCAGCCAGCTTGCCGGAATCTAGCCGTTTTGGCCAAATGGCCGAAATACTACCAGTTTGGTCGCTGGAACCTGTGCTGATTAGATTCCAGCGAAGGTGGTCGGATTCCGGAGACAGTGACTAGACGTTGTCGGAATTCGGCACCAACCAGATTTCGGTggtggtcgactgcttgaacgtgaaggttaactgcgtcgtttaaaagaggGTCGAATGTGTTTGCCGtcttcagaaaatgatttacgcttttaaaaaacgtaaattatttttcgaaatttattaagcaattttggtcaaacaaaaatcatttttcgattgactattattttcgccctcaccaaacaccaaaaaataccgaaatcatttttcagaaatcattttacgccgaaacaaacggagcattagtaaGTAAACGCCATGAGATGAGCCCAAGTTATAAACATGCAAATAAAACGTTTCTAGCCACGATGTTCGTCATGTTATTCCTTTAAAACATGATGCAAAGAAATTCATATAAAATGATGTACGGATCATAACAATATCTTAGTGATGCACAAAAATCATGAATTGAACAAAACATGCTTATACATATTGTAATGATTCACCCCAACGACAtaatattgttcattttttactCTCTCGAGCCgaacttctcaggaggtcacctaTCCTAATACTACTCTTGTAGAAATAcacttaactgcagagttttgatagattcatggtcatcacggctttaaaacacgttgtgtcaagaagggtgcaaatatacatataagcgcaTCTTCATTCTTATACCTAGGGGATGTGGGACGTCACGATCACtccctcttgggacccagcatCCTCTTTGGCAACCTTTATGGAATCACCTCATTCTTGGTGTTCCAGCGAGTGCCCACTAGCGACCCTCATTGGCTTCTGCACGctcccccatctcaggctgggtaatggctctgatatcatttgtaacgatccactccccaacgacacaatattgtccgcttttgactcTCCTGAACCAAACTTTCTAGGAGGTCACCAATCTTAGTACTAATCTCGCAAACGCacgcttaattgcggagttttgataggtttatgagcatcacggctttaaaatgcgttgtgtcaagaagtgtgcgaatatacatataagcacatcctcattcccatactcaagcgatgtgggacgtcataCATATCTTTCACATTATAATCATACCTTTTCCCTTTGGCCTATACCCGTACAATTAACCTTCATATAGTTGAGGTTGGTGCAGGATCCGGTGTAAACATTACTATGCCTTAGTAGGAGTGAGCAAATCCTcgcaaaacccgccccgccccacagAGGctaaaacccgcacccatgaTGCGGGCCACGGGGCCTTTTTTGGGCCCCCCGTGCGGTGTGGGGCAGGTTGCGGGGGGGACCCAAAAAATTTAtagggtccccgccccgccccgcatattttgaagaaaaaaaaaaaaaagaaggaagaaagcgGCAGAAACTTAGAAAGCCAGCAACTTTTCTTACttctaacctaaccctaacatTACCTTCTCTAACTCCCTATTCTAGTATTCCCTAAGCGCCTGCGCCGCAGCCCAGTAAGCCCACATCAGTACATCACTCCGCGACTCCGCCACTCGCCTGAGTCGCCTCGCTAGTCACCGGCTCACCAGTCACCCGCCCTCACCTCCCCGCACGCATGGTCCGGCACAGACACACCCGCAGCCGCAGGCCGCAGTAAAGGAAGGGGAACACTATAAGGAGGTAACGATCACCTTCTTCCTCATCGTCTTCTAGATTGTTCACTGGCTttcctttttatgtttttaatttatttttcattgttgTGGTCCTTGTGGATTTTGATCGCCGATTGTAATGGTATTCGCTTGATGCAGAGAAGGGGAGATCGAGACTGAGAGTTAGAAAGAAgctgtaataccccgtattttaagatattgaataaaatatcttaaaatatgatttatgacctaataataatgtaaacgaataaatatgaatatttatgaaaataaatattcatttagaagtatttatatttttaatttgataaaaactcaattggaccttaaactttggaatgatGGAAATAGgatcaaacgaactccgttttgatTGATTCAAAGTTCGCTCGTTTCAAAGTCCTCTaactaccctccgaatttcataatttttggactccgtttAGGGTGCGAAAATACTTGTGAAATATACCACTGCTGATTTGGGCGAAAATTGGATATTGGTAATATGTGGGCCCATTTTAATTCTTCATAAACCCAGCCCAGTTTAAAATTATTCACAACGTCCATGTCTATTTCAATTAAACACATATTGATAAAGGTAATATATAATACACTTTTATATATCATATTGTAGGTGGAATGGGCTATTTtgagtgtgtgtgtatatatgtgtgtgtggaATCGTGTTTATACATATTGATAAAGGTAATATATAAtacacttttatatatatatatatatatggggttggattaatttaaaataagtgaAATATTTTTAAGGCACCGTTGTATTATCCaactattttataaataataagcatttgatataataaTGTTGTTACTCTTCCCATTTATATAAAAACCTATTATTGATATTAAAGAAGTCACTGAGGCCATTTTATAGAATACATGTGCTTTTTAAATATTAACGTGGTTATTTTGTTTAACCgtacaaaattataaaattgagaCATTAATGTTGTTATGCTGTCCATTTATTTTCAAATACTAAacccattatttatattaacGCGGTTATTATGTTATTTGATACAGAAATATATAAGTCTTTTAATACTAAATGCCGCTAATGCCAATTTTAGCTTAAAGATATTTTTGGACATTAATAACGTCATAGTAATACTTGCATAAAAATGTGGGAATATTGTCCGTTTATTTTGTACAACGGTAGGAcctataataaattatttagaagccaaaaaaaataacaaaagtaataaaataatactcTTAGCAATATGTGCTAATTTATTATTGCATGAATAAAATTGTATTGCAGTAATCACGTGTGAAGATACTCTTTGGAAGCAGAAACAGTAAGTTtctcactgagggtgatgctgaattttcataatgttatgatttctgttttatttaattggttgcgcatgtggaatttgcatattttattattttaatgaatgaatttaattatagcaaagttgggagtgacgtctgcctgagccaaaaatattaataaagaacagagtagggagtgacgtctgcctacggaccaaggagtgacgtctgcctgtgccaaaaagataataattattagaggagtgacgtctccttagataaattgttagaggagtaATGTCTCCTTAGAACATGCTAAACGGAAGTGACGTCTCCTAtcattcgctaaacgggagtaaCGTCTCCTATCgttcgctaaacgggagtaacgtctcctataacacgttagacagAAGTTACGTCTTCTAGATTTTTTATGCTGGAGTTACGTCTCTATTTGATgaatgcaagaagaaaatagttatttaaataaataagactctgcatataaaactgtcattttattatgtcattacattgtgttctttatttctaataaatcagcaatcatattattaatgaaaatagtggactcactaggtatttttgtattattatttctctctatattatatattaatacaggttatgaagatgaggagtatcaggattgtccaAACCTTTAGGTGATCTTGATGACAGTATCTGAGATTAGGATGCCTCCCATTTTTGTGGACTAATATGTTTAGTCTATTATTATAACATTCGgagaataatatttatatttttgttggtatgtattaatgatgctatgaatataatgtttgtaaattatctgtgccatacatggcacaaatactattttaatgtgtaattattcaattacactctttatatatattttgaagtattttgttaaaagctctgatgtgttaatgttaagaaaaaaatatattccgttgccaatttataactctgatgatgtcgtattGTCAcgagaaaattgaaattttcacttacgtctttttgtaaaaggcgggacGTTACAGAAGCTGAGTTAACAACTTCCTTTCTCCGATTAAGGTAAACAAGAACAATCTTCTTGTTTAATGATgtgaattaatttttgtttattatgatttttagtTTCTGGGTAAtgagaaagtaatttttttttatagagttTAAATTCCATTTTAACTGTTTGTGGTTTATGTTCGTTAatctttttcaagaaaataaccTGAGGAAACAGTATGAGAATAAACATTGGAAATTTTTTGTGCTATAACCTGTCtgggtttttcaaaatttactagAAGAGCCTAAACTAAGCCAAATAGTTGCGTTCTGATTATTGAGGTTGGGCTTTTAGTAGAAATGTAAATAAGATTTTTAAATTGTTGTGGTTGTTTTCTAGTTAAGAACTAATATTTGGTCACAGTAATAGCATGGACAGTAAAATTTTACCATTATTATAGATTCTCCATTCTTGTTTCATCTGCCTTATCTTGCCATCAACTAAACAAGTAACAACAATATAAGAAATAAGATCAAACAAATTATtatctaaaaaaacaaatgcaaCAGCTCCATATCAAATGGGACTTAAATTCTTGATGCAGCTAAACATGAGAAGAAATTGGACAATTTTCTAGATTTGCATATGGGttaaataaaatcattaatAGTTTCCTCTAAAAGTAAAAGCAACACTAAAGAAACccttaattatttataattttttttgtttttccaaatttCAGATCGCCCATTTTATTtatgaaacaaaataattagAATCAGATTGATACACCTAAAACATACAAACACACGCATGCACACGTAcgacatacatatatacattttatatttatctttttctttaatttgtgcAGGATTTCGATTGCATAAACTGGTATTAATGTTTTGAAAGTATTTACAGTAGTACATGAATAGAGCAACTCTAACAGAAAAAAGTAGATACACGAATGCATGTCTATAAAGGATTTGTCTGATTTGGTTAATTTGAGGCCACTTAATTGATTCTTAACTAAAATTTAACtgatttttaaattgattgtagttgtttttgacacaatgatttaatataagatttaatttttattttattttttttttccacttaaatTGTAGAATCAAGTCATGGACGATTCAACTAGTGCTACTATTGGACCTATTGGTTCTAGTTTTGCTTCATCTAGGCCTACTCTTTTGGATACCAATATGGGTTCTAATTCTTCAACTATGGGCCCTCAAAATCCTAGTGCAGCTCTCCcaccaaaacttaaaaaaaatgagcaaaCATCATCGGTTTGGGAACATTTTACCAAGTTAGAGTCGATTGACCCCGATGATCATAAATCACAGTGCAATTATTGTAAGAGGGAGTTTAATTGTCACCTTAGAAGCCATGATATTTCATCTATGCTACAACATATCAGGAAAAACTGTAAAAAAATTTCCTGATAGGTTTAATAAGACACAATCGAAGTTGAGCTTTGAGGCTAAGAGGGAAGGACAAGCGGTAATGCGTGAAGGATCTAGTGGTAACCTTGTGCTTGCTAAGTTTAATGCTTCAAAAATAAGTGCAGTACTTTCTAGGATGATCATAGTGGATGAGTTGCCATTTAGATTTGTGGAAGGTGAATGGTTTAAGGACTTTATGAAAACAGTTGAACCTAGGTTTTCAATTCCTTCCTGTTTTACTATGATGAGGGACTGTTTTAAGTTCTTTATGTCCGAGAAAGAAAAGTTGAGGGGAATATTCTTGACATCTGGTGTTCGGGTTTGTCTTACCACCGATTGTTGGACTTCAATACAGAACCTTAATTACATGTGTATTACtggtcattttattgataatgaatagaacttacacaaaagaattttaaacttttgtttaattcctaatcacaaaGGTGAGACCATTGGGGGAAAGATTGAGTCGTGTATGCATGAATGGGGCATTGGtagcattttcactatcacgGTTGATAATGCTTCTTCCAATGATGCTGCTTTGGAGTACTTGAGGAAGAGAAGTGCTCATAAGCCTAGTGCCATATTGGAAAATCGGTTTATGCAtgtgaggtgttgtgcacacatcttaaatcttattgtgactGAGGGGTTGAAAGAGGTTGATGAATCCATTATGAGGGTTAGAAGTGCGGTtaaatatgtgaagtcttctcCTGCAAGATTTGAGAGTTCTAAGATTTGTTTGGAAAGagaaaacattaatttcaaggggttgttgtgtttggatgttccaactagatggaactctacatttaagatgttggaaggtgCAGAAAAATGTCAAAGTGCTTTTGAACTTATGGAAGAGTTTGATAGATATTATGGTCCTACGTTGTTGGATAGCAAAAACAGTTTAGGACCTCCTAATTGTGATGATTGGGCTCGTATTAGGGTTTTTCTCAAGTTCCTcgaaattttttatgaagccacaaTGCGACTTTCGGggtctttgtatgtgacatGTAATATGTACATTGAAGAAGTTTCTGCGATTCAACTgcatttacaagaatattgtgacagtgatgattatatattgagttctatggcggagaaaatgatgttgaagtataaaaagtattggggggatcttgataaggttaatgtgttgttgtttgttgctaTTATTCTCGATCCACAGACCAAGTTGGGATCATTGGAATGTTGGTTCAATGATATTCTTGGTGTTGAgcaatgcaatgatatgatattaaaattgaagaacTACCTTAAGAAATTGTTTGATCACTTCGACACTGGAAAAAACTCTCAAGGTGAACATAGTGGTGCACTTCCTCAAGGTTCCTCGGGAGAAACTGGGAAACGTACCTATACATTGATGAATAGATACAAAAACCTCATGACTTCTAATAGTGATGTTCAATATAAATCGGAGTTAGATCGGTATTTGATGGAGGAGATTGAAAAACCGAATGAGaactttgatattttaaattggtggaaggtgaatTCAACCAAATTTCTAGTACTAGCCCAAATAGCACGTATTGTGTTGGCCATTCCCATTACTACAGTTGCTTCAGAGTCGGCATTTACCACTGGAGGGCGTGTGTTGGATCCTTTTCAAAGTTCATTGGCCCCAATAACGGTTGAAGCATTGGTGTGTACACAAAACTGGTTAAGATCAAAACCCATCAATGGTTATGACACAGAGATGGTTGAAGATCCTGAAAGTTATAAGCTCGAGCCAGGTAAGCTTTTAGGCCTTTAGCTTTCTATTattcacttcttaatttattttgttatttaaatattctaaatttctaattatcGGTTCCAATCTTTGTAGAAATCAATTTGAAGAACATCAATCTTTTGCTTGAGGAGGATTAGTGAAGTGAAGATTCAATCCGATTGGGAGGTGCTTGATGCTTTGGAACATTTAACATTTGGGTTTTCTTCATCTTGTAATATTATGTTCTTTGCTTTGTCATTAATTTGTTCATTTATGGGATTGAATTTCTATTTGTAATTAGCAGTTATGTGTAACATTTGTAATattatgtttttgctttgtaatttgtttttttttttttttcaattttttttgcacTAAGTGATTGAAAACATTGCAAGCAAAaatgctttctttcttctttttaagtttttttctcCTTACATTTTAATAGATGTTGGAATTTTAATTAGGGTTCAATTGCAACTTGCAATTTGCAAGGGTGACAGCACTGCCAGCAAGGGCTGTCTTGTTGAATGaatcaaaagtaaaaatagaaaaatttggaTTATTAATTACTTGTTATCAAGGTTAAGAAAATAATGAACACAATGgagtaaaaatagaaaaatttggaTTATTAATTACCTGTTATCAAgattaagaaaataatgaacACAAGGGTCAATGGGTCATAACCCGCGGAGATCCCCGCCCTGCAACCCCGCCCCATCCACACCCACCCCGTACGGGTGCATGGGGTTTTTTGCGGGGTGCGGGTTCACCTTGGGGAACCCgcacctctgcggggcggggtcaAAAAATCCCCATCCCCCCCATGCTTAGCCCTATGCCTTAGGGTCAAGTCTgtataacataaaataacacatgcTCACGCATAACATTTCATAGTATACTATTTCATAACGTTTTATAACATAGTGAACATGCCACTTATTTTCTTAACATACCATAAATAAGTATTTTTCATGCACAACCTCTGTATACAAAAACACATGGCATCAATGCTATGTACTTCTAATATGTATCAAGGACtcacatcatgccaaaaataAGGAATTTTATGCTTTAGTAAGAAGTCCATATTTTCCTTTATAATATGCATGCaataaacatttttcaatttttacttCCACAAGTGTTCACTTACCCTACGCGTTAAACTCCTTGACAAGATCCTCCCTTAATACTCGATTTCTTTGTTTGTAAAGTTGTCATATCGTTAGTTTAGTCCCTTGATTATAAAACTCTAATCTACCACTCTTGGTCTTCATTATCTTTCTAAGCTACTTATAAATAATGCTTGCTTGAAGTGTGTGAATGATTAACCACAAGTGAGTTTAAAACCTTAAATTTTGGTGGGGATCATGCATAAAATTGAAACCACAAGTAAAAGATAGGCACATTTTTAAGACCCAAAAGTCAAACTAACTTGACTAGGACCTAGttacattcatatatatatatatatactctctcTAACACTAAGTACTAAATTGTTTTCGAATTCACTTTGATTGTTCGCTTATTTCTGCAATGAGTGAATAATGGCTTTTTCTATAAGGACATTAGATTCAATGATTAAATGTGCGATGTTCACCTCTTGTCATAGCTATGAACATCAACTTTTTCTATAGTGCACATGTGCTTTAGTGACTCGGGAGAGATAAAGCATGAAATGCAAACCCTATGTTCAATTAGCTTGTGGTCAATTTGATCCTCAAAATGTACCATCCCCACTTCTGATTGCCCTCCAAACGCTCACACATGTGGTCAAACTCTAAtttatgttaataaaaaaaatgcacaatAAATTGAAAGTATTATTATCAGATTATGCACTTTTATTCACTTTGTGTGAAAATCAATCCATCACTTAAGTTCAACCTCTTGTGAAAATTCTTTGAAGAGGAAGGTATTGTTGTTCAACATACAATGCTCGACATactacaacaaaatggtgtaACAGAAATAAGGAATTGTATGCTTACAGACATGGTCATGAGCATTATTAGTACTTCTAATCTGCCATTGTCCTTATGGAGTGAAGCATTAAAAATCGTTCACCTCTTGTCATAGCTATGAACATCAACTTTTTCTATAGTGCACATGTGCTTTAGTGACTCGGGAGAGATAAAGCATGAAACGCAAACCCTAAGTTCAATTAGTTTGTGGTCAATTTGATCCTTAAAATGTACCATCCCCACTTATGATTGCCCACCAAACACTCACACATGTGGTCAAACTCTAAtttatgttaataaaaaaatgcacaatAAATTGCAAGTATTATTATCAGATTATGCACTTTTATTCACTTTGTATGAAAATCAATCCATCACTTAAGTTCAACCTCTTGCGAAAATTCTTTGAAGAGGAAGGTATTGTTGTTCAACATACAATGCTTGACATactacaacaaaatggtgtagtAGAAATAAGTAATTGTATGCTTACAGACATGGTCATAAGCATTATTAGTACTTCTAATCTGCCATTGTCCTTATGAAGTGAAGCCTTAAAAATCGTCATGTATATACTAAATAGAGTTCCATACAAGGCTGTCCCTAAGATATCTTTTAAACTATGAAATGGATATAAATCAAGTTTAACTCATTTACACATATAAGATTGTCCTGCTGAAGTGAGGATCTACAATTCACATCTAAAAAAATTAGATCCAAGGACAAGCAACGGATTTTTTATTGGCTATGCATTAAATTCCAAGGGGCTCAagttttcttgtcttttctataatcctagagttgttgagTCTAGaaatgtaaaatttctagaaggTGTTACATAATaccccaaaataataaaataaaatataaaactaatatttgttttaaaaataaattcaataaaagccttaaaacaatttcaaaaccTAAAATAATTGTCACTTTCATACCTTAGCCAAATGTTTGATGCCCTTCTATAAATTCTCCTAGTTGAACATTCGATGTCTTACTAGAACGATCAAATTGTCATTTCTTTCGCGAACGTTCAACATCCCACTGGAACATTCGAAGTATACCCGGAATATTCGATCACTTTTTGAAATGCACTTTAACTT is a window of Alnus glutinosa chromosome 4, dhAlnGlut1.1, whole genome shotgun sequence DNA encoding:
- the LOC133866402 gene encoding leucine-rich repeat extensin-like protein 1 → MGEGHCSSLASVRKWFPWLLRIGIMGLVMLADMTSEDQIGPPSSGDLCISDCATCPVICAPPPPLLKSFPPPSPSVHHSHSSPPPPPLLKSYPPPTATPPEAPYSSWGSPPPPFKYYNNMPPSGLVPPSGLVPPSGPVPPTGGPHDYPYPYYYFYSSHASSLSLDASLVFMSLFVFHFVFSCW